The following are encoded in a window of Phaseolus vulgaris cultivar G19833 chromosome 3, P. vulgaris v2.0, whole genome shotgun sequence genomic DNA:
- the LOC137805656 gene encoding uncharacterized protein: MEVWASEGWGRSFEDGFQWDVGDRKGISFWEDSWLSCGALNVILFRMGEASGGAIGSAVARGEVGTREGRLLDLEGWGFKTFMVNSAYVQVRKDTVGEVPPVYSKLWRCKALPSALFTAWRVIENKVATRVNMERRGVVIENPLCCLCGMVEESSSHLFSVCDFAWRVWCLCFKWLGVSFVIHKDPLANFLQFRLSQASNSVNDVWGAIWVGVVSGIWNHRNCVSFDRVVVDALEVFALVQVKVWSWIYAEFHCASFGYSNWVLNPVDCMRMII; this comes from the exons atgGAGGTGTGGGCTTCGGAGGGTTGGGGaagaagttttgaagatggtTTTCAGTGGGATGTTGGTGATAGGAAGGGTATCTCTTTCTGGGAGGACAGTTGGCTGAGTTGTGGAGCTTTGAATGTC ATCCTTTTTCGAATGGGAGAAGCCTCTGGAGGAGCAATTGGTTCAGCTGTTGCAAGGGGCGAAGTTGGAACTAGGGAAGGAAGATTGTTGGATTTGGAAGGCTGGGGGTTCAAAACTTTTATGGTTAACTCAGCCTATGTTCAAGTTAGGAAGGATACAGTTGGGGAGGTCCCTCCAGTTTACAGTAAGTTGTGGAGGTGCAAAGCCTTGCCTTCTGCTTTGTTCACAGCTTGGAGGGTGATAGAGAATAAGGTTGCTACTAGGGTAAATATGGAAAGACGCGGGGTGGTGATTGAGAATCCTTTGTGTTGTCTGTGTGGGATGGTGGAAGAGTCGTCCAGTCATCTGTTTTCCGTCTGCGATTTCGCTTGGCGTGTTTGGTGTCTTTGTTTTAAGTGGCTAGGTGTATCCTTCGTTATTCATAAGGATCCTTTGGCAAACTTTCTACAATTCAGGTTAAGTCAGGCTTCAAATTCGGTTAATGACGTTTGGGGTGCAATTTGGGTTGGAGTTGTGAGTGGTATTTGGAATCATAGGAATTGTGTGTCCTTTGATAGGGTGGTGGTAGATGCGCTCGAAGTATTCGCCTTGGTACAGGTAAAGGTTTGGTCGTGGATTTACGCAGAGTTTCATTGTGCTTCCTTCGGGTACTCTAATTGGGTTTTGAACCCAGTGGATTGTATGAGGATGATAATTTAA